From Streptomyces sp. HUAS MG91, the proteins below share one genomic window:
- a CDS encoding universal stress protein, protein MSTPESQNLPVLVAVDGSDDSRAALEWALADTTRRGTTLRVVHVRQYAPMLQPAVLTAGPEEPADDPVIAEVRKDLEGRSGLPPVEFVCLEGVPAGVLPELGGEAQLMVLGSRGRGGFASLLLGSNGVAVARDAACPVVVVRAQEDAAERVVVGLQPDDPDETTLAFALDHAARAGAPVRVVTAYPWPVVAWTAYGDFALIAQEQETIEKETLELTRRAVAPLLDSHPKVEVEILVVPGDAAGQLVDHSEGAALVVVGRHRRRFTRPAPMLGSVTHAVLLHAKSPVAVVPPAPQE, encoded by the coding sequence ATGAGCACGCCCGAGTCGCAGAACCTGCCCGTCCTCGTCGCGGTCGACGGGTCCGACGACAGCCGCGCGGCCCTGGAGTGGGCGCTCGCCGATACGACCCGGCGCGGCACCACCCTGCGCGTCGTGCACGTCCGCCAGTACGCGCCCATGCTGCAGCCCGCCGTCCTGACGGCCGGGCCGGAGGAACCGGCCGACGACCCCGTCATCGCGGAGGTGCGCAAGGACCTCGAAGGGCGTTCGGGGCTGCCGCCGGTGGAGTTCGTCTGCCTGGAGGGCGTACCGGCCGGGGTGCTGCCGGAGCTGGGCGGCGAGGCCCAGCTCATGGTGCTCGGCTCGCGCGGCCGGGGCGGCTTCGCCAGCCTGCTGCTCGGGTCGAACGGAGTGGCCGTCGCCCGCGACGCCGCCTGCCCCGTCGTGGTGGTGCGCGCCCAGGAGGATGCGGCGGAGCGGGTCGTGGTGGGCCTGCAACCGGACGACCCCGACGAGACCACGCTCGCCTTCGCGCTCGACCACGCCGCGCGGGCGGGAGCGCCGGTGCGCGTCGTCACCGCGTACCCCTGGCCGGTGGTCGCCTGGACCGCGTACGGCGACTTCGCCCTGATCGCTCAGGAGCAGGAGACGATCGAGAAGGAGACGCTGGAGCTGACCCGTCGGGCCGTCGCACCACTGCTCGACTCTCACCCTAAGGTCGAGGTTGAGATTCTGGTCGTTCCGGGCGACGCGGCCGGACAGCTCGTCGACCATTCCGAGGGCGCCGCCCTCGTCGTCGTCGGCCGGCACCGCCGCCGCTTCACCCGGCCCGCGCCGATGCTCGGCTCGGTGACGCACGCCGTGCTGCTGCACGCGAAGAGCCCGGTCGCCGTGGTCCCGCCCGCCCCCCAGGAGTAA
- a CDS encoding DUF397 domain-containing protein, which yields MAESTIDQHPLAGWEKPDLDLSKADWRSSSRGLGDVQIAFIEGFIAMRNGGSPHSPSLIFTPAEWGAFVLGAREGEFDLT from the coding sequence GTGGCCGAGAGCACCATCGACCAGCACCCGCTCGCGGGATGGGAGAAGCCGGACCTGGATCTGAGCAAAGCGGACTGGCGCTCCAGCAGCAGGGGGCTGGGCGATGTCCAGATCGCCTTCATCGAGGGCTTCATCGCGATGCGCAACGGCGGCAGCCCGCACAGCCCGTCGCTGATCTTCACACCCGCCGAGTGGGGCGCGTTCGTGCTCGGGGCCCGCGAGGGCGAGTTCGATCTGACATAG
- a CDS encoding thiolase domain-containing protein — protein sequence MTNKEPVAVVGIGQTKHVAARRDVSIAGLVREAARAALADAELTWADIDAVVIGKAPDFFEGVMMPELYLADALGAVGKPMLRVHTAGSVGGSTALVASNLVAGRVHGTVLTLAFEKQSESNAMWGLSLPVPFQQPLLAGAGGFFAPHVRAYMRRTGAPDHVGSLVAYKDRRNALKNPYAHLHEHDITLEKVQASPMLWDPVRYSETCPSSDGACAMVLTDRAGAARSPRPPAWMLGGAMRSEPTLFAGKDFVSPQAGKDCAADVYRQAGIADPRREIDAVEMYVPFSWYEPMWLENLGFAAEGEGWKLTESGVTELDGDLPVNMSGGVLSTNPIGASGMIRFAEAALQVRGQAGEHQVEGARKVLGHAYGGGSQFFSMWLVGAEPPTH from the coding sequence ATGACCAACAAGGAACCGGTGGCGGTCGTCGGCATCGGCCAGACCAAGCACGTCGCCGCCCGCCGCGACGTGTCCATCGCCGGACTCGTCCGCGAGGCCGCCCGAGCCGCCCTCGCCGACGCCGAGTTGACCTGGGCCGACATCGACGCCGTCGTCATCGGCAAGGCGCCCGACTTCTTCGAGGGCGTCATGATGCCGGAGCTGTACCTCGCCGACGCGCTCGGCGCCGTCGGCAAACCCATGCTGCGCGTGCACACCGCCGGCTCGGTCGGCGGCTCCACGGCCCTCGTCGCCTCCAACCTCGTCGCGGGCCGCGTCCACGGCACCGTCCTCACCCTCGCCTTCGAAAAGCAGTCGGAATCCAACGCGATGTGGGGTCTTTCGCTGCCCGTCCCGTTCCAGCAGCCGCTGCTCGCCGGAGCCGGCGGCTTCTTCGCGCCGCACGTGCGCGCCTACATGCGGCGCACCGGAGCACCCGACCACGTCGGCTCGCTCGTCGCGTACAAGGACCGCCGCAACGCCCTGAAGAACCCGTACGCCCATCTCCACGAGCACGACATCACCCTGGAGAAGGTCCAGGCCTCACCCATGCTCTGGGACCCCGTCCGCTACTCCGAGACCTGCCCGTCGTCCGACGGCGCCTGCGCGATGGTCCTCACCGACCGGGCGGGCGCGGCCCGCTCGCCCAGGCCCCCCGCGTGGATGCTCGGCGGAGCCATGCGCAGCGAGCCGACGCTCTTCGCGGGCAAGGACTTCGTGTCCCCGCAGGCCGGAAAGGACTGCGCCGCCGACGTGTACCGGCAGGCCGGGATCGCCGACCCGCGCCGCGAGATCGACGCCGTCGAGATGTACGTGCCGTTCTCCTGGTACGAGCCGATGTGGCTGGAGAACCTGGGATTCGCCGCCGAGGGCGAGGGCTGGAAGCTCACCGAATCCGGCGTCACGGAACTCGACGGGGACCTCCCCGTCAACATGTCGGGCGGAGTCCTGTCCACGAATCCGATCGGTGCCTCCGGGATGATCCGGTTCGCCGAAGCCGCCCTCCAGGTCCGGGGGCAGGCGGGAGAACACCAGGTGGAAGGGGCGCGGAAGGTGCTCGGCCACGCCTACGGCGGCGGCTCGCAGTTCTTCTCCATGTGGCTGGTCGGCGCCGAGCCGCCCACCCACTGA
- a CDS encoding thiolase domain-containing protein: protein MRPPIRDIAVVAFAQSDHLRTTDEMSEVEMLMPVLHEVLAATGLKTADIGFTCSGSSDYLAGRAFSFTMALDGVGAWPPISESHVEMDGAWALYEAWTKLLTGEADTALVYSYGKSSPGSVRDVLTRQLDPYYVAPLWPDAVALAALQAQSLIDAGETDESALAGVAARSRAAAADNPHAQLRGADVPHGDYVVNPLRTGDCPPIGDGAAAVILAAGDRARELCERPAWIRGIDHRIEAHSLGVRDLTDSPSTRLAAERAGVFERPVDTAELHAPFTSQEVVLRKALRLGEDVTVNPSGGALAANPMMAAGLIRIGEAAARIHRGESRRALGHATSGPCLQQNLVAVLEASEEASEGENR, encoded by the coding sequence ATGCGGCCGCCGATCCGGGACATCGCCGTCGTCGCCTTCGCCCAGAGCGACCATCTGCGCACCACCGACGAGATGTCGGAGGTGGAGATGCTGATGCCCGTCCTGCACGAGGTGCTCGCCGCCACCGGCCTGAAGACCGCCGACATCGGCTTCACCTGCTCCGGCTCCTCCGACTACCTCGCCGGCCGCGCCTTCTCCTTCACCATGGCGCTCGACGGCGTCGGCGCCTGGCCGCCGATCTCCGAGTCGCACGTGGAGATGGACGGCGCGTGGGCGCTGTACGAGGCGTGGACGAAACTCCTGACCGGCGAGGCCGACACCGCGCTCGTCTACTCGTACGGCAAGTCGTCCCCCGGCAGCGTCCGCGACGTGCTCACCCGCCAGCTCGACCCGTACTACGTCGCCCCTCTCTGGCCCGACGCCGTCGCCCTCGCCGCGCTCCAGGCCCAGTCCCTCATCGATGCGGGGGAGACCGACGAGAGCGCCCTCGCCGGGGTCGCCGCCCGCAGCCGCGCGGCTGCCGCGGACAACCCGCACGCCCAACTGCGCGGCGCCGACGTCCCGCACGGCGATTACGTCGTCAACCCGCTGCGCACCGGAGACTGCCCGCCGATCGGCGACGGAGCCGCCGCCGTGATCCTCGCCGCCGGGGACCGGGCCCGCGAGCTGTGCGAGCGGCCCGCCTGGATCCGGGGCATCGACCACCGCATCGAGGCCCACAGCCTCGGCGTGCGCGACCTGACCGACTCGCCCTCGACCCGGCTCGCCGCCGAGCGCGCGGGCGTCTTCGAACGGCCCGTCGACACCGCCGAACTGCACGCCCCCTTCACCTCGCAGGAGGTCGTCCTCAGGAAGGCCCTGCGGCTCGGCGAGGACGTCACGGTCAACCCGTCCGGCGGGGCCCTAGCCGCCAACCCGATGATGGCCGCGGGCCTCATCCGCATCGGCGAGGCCGCCGCCCGCATCCACCGCGGCGAGTCCCGCCGCGCGCTCGGCCACGCCACCTCCGGGCCCTGCCTCCAGCAGAACCTCGTCGCCGTCCTCGAAGCGTCCGAAGAAGCGTCCGAAGGGGAGAACCGATGA